CAGGTGCGCGTGGGGCAGGTGACCTCGTTCTTCGCCGACAACGCGGTGCCCGGCTACGAGCTGCACGAGGTGCACGGCCACTTCCACTGCGTCACCGCGCTGTGCATGACGCCGGCGGACCCGCATGGCGCTCACGGGCACGACGTCCACCCGCACGGCGGGCACGATGCGGGCCATGACGGCGGGCACGACGGGCACGGCGGCACGATGCTCGTGTCGGGCGATCGGTTCGCCCAGGCCAACACCAGCGTCAGCGCCGCCGCCAACGCGAGCCTGCGTCTGACCGACACCTGGTCGATTACGCTCGGCGCCGGCCGGGCGGTGCGCAATCCGTCGGTGCTGGAGCGCTTCGCCGATCGTTTCCCGGCCGTGAAGTTCCAGACGGCGGCGGAATTCGTGGGAAACCCGCACCTGGTGCCGGAGAAGAGCCTGGAGCTGAACGCGGGGACCACGTTCCGCGCCGCGCAGGCCACGGTCGCCCTGGACGTCTTCCTGCGCAACGTCGACGACTACATCACGGTCGCCGCCGACCCGAACCTGGCCAAGCGCCTGCCGCTCAGCCCGGACCAGCTCTTCCGCTACGTGCAGGCGGATGCGGCGCGGTTCGCCGGTTTCGATCTCACCGCGACCTCCGCCGCCGGCCCCTGGATCGACCTGCGGGGCGCCTGGTCGTACGTGCGGGCCGAGGATCTGCTGTTCGACGAGCCGCTGTTCGGCGTGCCGCCGTTCGAGCAGCAGTACGCACTCGACATTCACAATCCGGCCCGGACCCGCTGGCTGGAAGTGCTGGTCACGAACACGGGGGCGCAGGAGCGCGTCGCCGCGGCGCGGTTCGAGGTGCCCACCGAAGGCTGGACGACGATCGACGTGATGGCCGGCGTACGGATGAACGAGGGACTGACGCTGCGGGCCGGCGTGCAGAATCTGACCGACCAGTACTACGTCAACCACCTGAACTCGTTCAATCCGTTCACGCGCATCCGAATCGCCGAGCTCGGCCGGAGCGCGTTCATCGGCGCGGAAGTCGGTTTCTGAGGCGGGGGAGCGGTGTATCGCTCGTTACACGACGGTGCGGTTCGCGAGGGTGCGCCGGGAAGCGGTACGAGAGAAAGGGAGGGACAACGATGGAGCCCATGAAGACCTTGGGATGGTGTCTCGTGCTGGTCGTCGCGTCGGTCGCGTTCGTCACGGCGCACATGGTGGTGCAGAAGACGCTGCCGGAGGCCGGCGCCGTCCTGGCGGAGTCGCCGCACCACGTTCAGATCTGGTTCACGCAGGCGCCCGATCCGGCCATCAGCCGGCTGACTCTCGAGGGGGCGAGCGGCGCGGTCACGCTCGGCGACACCCAGGTGCGGGACGACAAGTCGCTGATGGCGATGCTGCCATCGAAGCTGGAAGCGGGGACCTACACCGTCAACTGGCGGACCGCCGGCGACGACGGGCACACGCAGCGGGGCGACTTCTCGTTCACGGTCCGCGCGGCCGACTAGCGGCAGAGCGTCGCACGCCGCCATGGACGGCGAGACCTTCGCACTTGTTCTGCTGGCCGGCGCGAAGTGGATCACCTACGCCGGGTTGATCGGACTGACGGGGGCCGTCGCGGTCGGTCGCCTGTCTTTCTCGGCGAGCCGGTTCGTTCAGTCCGGGGACGGTGTCGTCGAGCGGCGGCTCGGCGCGCTGGCCGCGGGCTCGGCGGCAATGCTTCTCGCCGGCACGGCGGCTCGGCTCTACGCGCAGACCTGGTCCGTCTTCGGACTCGACGAGCCGGTGACGCTGGAGCTCGTTCGGGTCGTCGGCATCGACAGCCGATGGGGCGGTCGCTGGCAACCGCAGGCCGGATTCGCAGTGCTGGCGGGCGTGTCGGCCGCCGCGTGGCGGTGGAGTCCCCGGCGAGGTTGGTGGATCGCCGCGGTGGCCGTGGCCGGCGCCTGGATCACCCTCCCGCTGACCGGGCACGCCATGAGCTTCGAATCCCGCCTGCCCTGGGTCGCGCAGGTCGCCCACGGGATCGGGGCGGGTGCGTGGATCGGCGCGCTGGCCGCCCTGGTGGCGATCGTGTCCGGACTGGCGCGTCGACCGGCGGGTCAGGCCCCCACGGTCGTCCTCGCGGGCCGGTTCTCGCCGCTGGCGGTGGCCGCGGTCGGGTTGATCGCCGTGTCGGGGATCGTCACGGCAGTCTTCTATGTCACTGCGTTCGCCGATCTCCGGACGACCGGCTACGGCCGCGTCCTGTTGCTCAAGGTGGTCCTCTTCCTGGCTACGGGCGCGATCGGCGCGTACAACTGGCGGATACTGCTCCCGCGCCTCGGGACCGGGACCGGCGCGCGGGCGTTGCTGCGCTCCGCCCGCCTGGAGTTGACGCTGGCCGCGGCAGTGCTGCTCGCAACCGCAGTCCTGGTACATCTGGCGATACCGAGCGAAATGGAGTAAAACAGCCCCATGACCATGCCCTTCTCACGTCGCCACTTCCTGCAGACGGCCGGCGCCGGCGCCGCCGTCTGGGTGCCCTCCGCGGTCCACGGCTACACGGGGGCTGAAATGGCCCGCCGCGCGGAGCAGTCCGGGGGCGAGCTGACCCCGCTCGGTCTGTCGATGTGGGATCTCGACACGCCGGCGCTCGTGGTGGATCTCGACGCGCTCGAGGCCAACATCGCTACCATGCAGCGCACCGTGACGAGCAACGGCATCGCGAGCCGGCCGCACGCGAAGACCCACAAGTGCCCGGCGATCGCCCGCCTGCAGCTCGAAACCGGGTCGGTCGGGATCTGCGTCGCCAAGGTGAGCGAGGCGCAGGTGCTCTTCGACCACGGCATCGACAAGCTGCTGCTCACGACGAGCAACGTCACGCCGCTGAAGATCCGCCGTGCGATGAGCCTGCGGAAATGGTGCGACGGCTTCGTCCAGACCACCGACACCGCCGCTAACGCACGGGATCTCTCCGCGGCGGCCGAGGCGGCCGGGGTCGTGGCCGACATCGTCGTCGACGTGGACCCGGGCGGTCACCGGACCGGGATCACTCCGGGCGCGCCGGCCCTGGAGCTGGCCCAACTCGTCGACCGGCTGCCCGGGCTGCGGCTGCGCGGCATGCTCTGCTACGACGGCGGATCCCAGCACGTCAAGGGCTTCGAGGCGCGTCAGTCGCAGACGCTGGAGCGGCTGGCGGCGGCGGCCGAGACCCGCGAGCGGTTCCAACGCTCCGGCCTGAACACCGAGATCTTCAGCGGCGGCGGGACCGGCACCTACAACATCGACCACCAGACGCCCGGCCTGACCGACGTGCAGGTCGGCAGCTACGTCTTCATGGACGCACAGTACATCGACATCGGCGGGGCCGACGATCCCGATGTCTACAGCGACTTCCAGCCGGCCCTGACCATTCTGACCACGGTGCTCAACGCGCAGTACGAGGGGCGGGCGACGACCGACGCCGGCGCCAAGGCGTGCACCATCAACCGCCCGTGGGCGCGGATCAAGGGCGAGACCGGCATGAGCTACACGTCCGGGTCGGACGAGTTCGGCTCGATCCGCTACGAGAGCGACGCCAGCCGGACCTATGCGGTCGGCGACAAGCTGGAGCTGATCGTCTCGCACTGCGATCCGGTGGTGAACCTGTACGATCAGATGTACGCCGTCCGCAACGGTACCGTCGAGGCCGTGTGGGCCATCGCCGCGCGGGGCCGCTCGACCTGAGAGATCCGCGGCGGGAGCCCGCGAGGATTTCACCGCGGGTTCCCGGTCGTCGACGGGGCGTTGGCAGCAAGTCCGCTATAATGGGGCCGCCATGTGGACCAAGATGATGAACCGGCCTCGCAAGAAGCCGCCGAAGAAGATCGCCGTCATCGACCCCGAGCGCTGCTTCGGCGCGTTCGCCTGCTCCATCTGCCAGGCCGCCTGCCCGGTGGAGGACTGCATCATCGAGGAGCCGGACGTCTACGGGCGGATGGTCTGCGCCGTGCGCGTCGACAAGTGCATCGGCTGCGGCCTGTGCGTCACCGTGGGCAACCCGACGGCGCCCCAGCCCCGCGACTTCGGCTGCCCGCCGGACTACGACGCCATCGACATGGAGGCCTTCGAGGACGTCGTCCCGCCGGAGCCGCAGCCGGAAGCGAAGGCGGCCGAGGACGCGGCCGG
This genomic interval from Acidobacteriota bacterium contains the following:
- a CDS encoding DSD1 family PLP-dependent enzyme; the protein is MTMPFSRRHFLQTAGAGAAVWVPSAVHGYTGAEMARRAEQSGGELTPLGLSMWDLDTPALVVDLDALEANIATMQRTVTSNGIASRPHAKTHKCPAIARLQLETGSVGICVAKVSEAQVLFDHGIDKLLLTTSNVTPLKIRRAMSLRKWCDGFVQTTDTAANARDLSAAAEAAGVVADIVVDVDPGGHRTGITPGAPALELAQLVDRLPGLRLRGMLCYDGGSQHVKGFEARQSQTLERLAAAAETRERFQRSGLNTEIFSGGGTGTYNIDHQTPGLTDVQVGSYVFMDAQYIDIGGADDPDVYSDFQPALTILTTVLNAQYEGRATTDAGAKACTINRPWARIKGETGMSYTSGSDEFGSIRYESDASRTYAVGDKLELIVSHCDPVVNLYDQMYAVRNGTVEAVWAIAARGRST
- a CDS encoding copper resistance protein CopC; this translates as MEPMKTLGWCLVLVVASVAFVTAHMVVQKTLPEAGAVLAESPHHVQIWFTQAPDPAISRLTLEGASGAVTLGDTQVRDDKSLMAMLPSKLEAGTYTVNWRTAGDDGHTQRGDFSFTVRAAD